CGGCGACGTGCGGTGGTACTTCAACGGCAAACGGCTCAGGCAGCGGCACGCCGGGCTGGTCTGCGTGGCGGCGAGCCGTCCGATGCTGGAGAAGCACATCCGCGAGCGGACGAGCGCCATCCCCAACGTCTCCTTCGCCGAGCGCCACGACATCCTCGGCCTGGAGACGACGCCCGACCGCGGCCGCGTCAACGGCGTGCGCGTGCAGCCGCACGGCCGTGACGAGTCCGAGGTCATAACGGCCGATCTGGTGGTCGACGCCACCGGCAGGGGATCGCGGACCCCGATCTGGCTGGAGGACCTCGGCTACCCGCGGGTCAGGGAGGAGCGCAAGAAGATCGGCCTCTGCTACGTCACCCAGCACTACCGGCTGACCAAGGACCCGTACCACGGCGACCTGTCGATCAACCCGGTCGCGTCGCCCGCTCTGCCGAGAGGGGCGATCTTCACCAAGACGGACGGCGGGCGCGTGGAGCTGACCACGTACGGCCTGCTCGGCGACCACCCGCCCACCGACCAGGAGGGCTTCTACCGGTGGATCGAGTCGCTGGCGGTCCCGGACATCCATGACGCCCTGCAGCACGCCGAACCGCTCGACGAGCCGGTGGCGTTCCAGTTCCCGACCACGTTGCGGCGCCACTACCAGGAGATGCCGCGCTTCCCCGACGGCCTCCTCGTCACCGGCGACGCCGTCTGCTGCTTCAACCCGGTCTACGCCCAGGGGATGAC
This region of Streptosporangium sp. NBC_01495 genomic DNA includes:
- a CDS encoding FAD-dependent oxidoreductase; amino-acid sequence: MGDTTGTRAVVLGGSLAGLFAARVLSDAYDEVLIVDRDELLGVDGMRRGCPQARHINGLLARGQQAMEELYPGITEEIFADGVPTGDLAGDVRWYFNGKRLRQRHAGLVCVAASRPMLEKHIRERTSAIPNVSFAERHDILGLETTPDRGRVNGVRVQPHGRDESEVITADLVVDATGRGSRTPIWLEDLGYPRVREERKKIGLCYVTQHYRLTKDPYHGDLSINPVASPALPRGAIFTKTDGGRVELTTYGLLGDHPPTDQEGFYRWIESLAVPDIHDALQHAEPLDEPVAFQFPTTLRRHYQEMPRFPDGLLVTGDAVCCFNPVYAQGMTVAALGALTMRDHLHTGSAPQPRQFFQDLARDVIDAPWEMTNIVDLSFPGVAGERTPQVRVAQAFLKLVQIAATRDGKVTAAYMRTAGLVERPESLQRPRMILRVLWNALPRFKGASGRAATSGPAKRGKVAVR